Below is a genomic region from Bradyrhizobium sp. 1(2017).
AAGCGTGAAAGTCCTGATCCTCGGCAGCGGTGTCATCGGTGTCACCTCTGCCTACTACCTGGCGCGTGCCGGCCACGAGGTGACGGTCGTCGACCGTCAGCCGGAGCCGGCACTGGAGACCTCCTTCGCCAACGCCGGCGAGGTGTCGCCCGGCTATTCCTCGCCCTGGGCAGGCCCCGGCGTGCCGGTGAAGGCGGTCAAGTGGCTCTTGATGAAGCATGGGCCGCTGGTGGTCCGGCCCAAGCTCGATCCCGTCATGTGGGTCTGGCTGCTCAAGATGCTGCGCAACTGCACCAGTGCGCGCTACGCGGTCAATAAGAGCCGGATGATCCCGATCGCGGAATACAGCCGCGATTCCCTGCGCGATCTCAGGCGCGACATCGGCATTCAATATGACGAGCGCTCGCAAGGCACGCTCCAGCTGTTCCGCTACCAGGCCCAGCTCGACGGCACGGCCGAGGACATCGCCGTGCTCAAGCAATACGGTGTTCCCTTCGAGGTGCTGAGCCGCGAGGGCTGTATCGCGGTCGAGCCGGCGCTATCAGGCGTGAAGGAGAAGTTCGTCGGTGGGCTTCGCCTGCCGCAGGACGAAACCGGCGACTGCCACATGTTCACGCGGGCGCTGGCCAAGCATGCCGAGGCGCTTGGCGTGCGCTTCATGTTCAACACCGGCATCGACCGCATCGTCACCGACGGCGCGCGTGTCAGCGGTGTTGCGACCAGTGCCGGCTTGTTGCAGGCCGACGCTTACGTGCTCGCGCTCGGCAGCTGGTCGTCGCGCCTCGTGGCGCCGCTCGGCATTTCGCTGCCGGTCTATCCGGTGAAGGGCTATTCGATCACGGTGCCGATCAAGGACGCCTCCGGTGCGCCGGAATCCACCGTGATGGACGAGAGCTACAAGGTCGCGATCACGCGCCTCGGCAATCGCATCCGCGTCGGCGGCACCGCGGAAATCTCGGGCTATTCGGACAAGCTCTACGACGCCCGCCGCGCCACGCTCGATCATTCGCTGACCGATCTGTTCCCGCGCGGCGGCGATCTCGCCAAGGCGACGTTCTGGAGCGGCCTGCGCCCGATGACCCCGGACGGCCCGCCGGTGATCGGCCCGACGCAATACGCCAATCTCCACCTCAACACCGGCCACGGTACGCTGGGCTGGACCATGTCCTGCGGCTCGGGGCGCGTGCTTGCCGACATGCTGTCGGGCAGGAAGCCGGACATCGACGTCAGCGCGCTGACGGTGGAGCGGTACAAGCACCGGTTCGGGTGATTGACGCTATCATTCCGGAGCGATGCGAAGCATCGAGCCCGGAATCTCGAGATTCCGGGTTCGCCTCTTCGAGGCGCTCCGGAATGACAGCAACCGGCTACTACGCCCCCGTCACGCAATTCACCCAGAGCACAACGGCCTTCGCATCCTCGGCCGGATTTGAAAACCGGTGCGGCCGCCGGCTCGCAAATCTGAAACTATCCCCGCTCTTCAGCGACCATGTCTCGCTGTCCACCGTCAGCATCATCTCGCCTTCGAGCACGAGGCCGGCCTCTTCGCCGTCATGGGTGTAGAGCTCGTCGCCGGTTGAGCCGCCGGGATCCAGATGCACCAGGAACAGGTTCAGTTTGTTGTCGGCGCTTGCCGGGCTCAGCAATTGCTTGGACACGCCGGTGCGCCAGAGTTTCAATTCGGGCCGTTGCAGCCCGCGTGTCACCACCTGGTCAGATGCACCGTCGGCACTCGGGCTCGCGCCGAACAGCGCGGCGATGCCGACGCCGAACACGTCCGCCAGCGTTGCCAGCACGCGCAGCGAGGGTGATGACAGGCCGCGCTCGATCTGGCTGAGAAAGCCGATCGACAGCGCGGTGCGCGCCGCGACCGTTTCCAGCGAGAATTGCCTGACGCGCCGGAGATCCCTGATGTGGCGGCCGACCGCGACATCCATCGCGGGCTCCCTGGGTTTGGTGACGGCCTTGGTTCTGGCCTTCGGCTTCCTCGCCGGCCTTGCGGCGGCGGGTTTGCGCATTCTTTTGCCACCGCTCACGTCAGATCGCTTCCTTCATGTGCATGAAAACCGCTTGCGTGATCCACAAAAATGTGACCAAATTTTCATATTGGTGAAAATAGGCCGAAACGGCTTGGCCCGCAATGTCGGCGATCACGGCAAGTGCGAGCGCCGCCATCGGCCAGGCCCACAGGGGGATGCAATGAAGCGTTTTGGTCTGGCCGCGGTCGCGGCACTGGCAATTGCAGCGGTGACGCCGGCTTCGGCGCAGCAGGTGTTGAAAGTCGGCTCGACCCCGACGGGCATTCCCTTCACCTTCCTCGACACCAAGACCAACACCATTCAGGGCATCATGGTCGATCTCGTCACCGAAGTCGGCAAGGACGCCGGCTTCAACGTGCAGATCGAGCCGATGCAGTTCTCGGCGCTGATCCCGTCGTTGACCTCGAGCAAGATCGACATCATCGCGGCCGCGATGTTCATCACGCCGCCGCGGAAAGAGGTCGTCGACTTCTCCGATCCGATCTATACCTATGGCGAAGGCTTGGTGGTGCCGAAGAGCGATACCAAGGCCTATGCCACGCAGGATGATCTCAAGGGCCAGACGGTCGGCGCCCAGGTCGGCACCGCCTTCGTCGACGCGCTGAAGAAAACCGGCCTGTTCGCCGAGGTGAAGGCCTACGACACCATCCCCGACATCCTGCGCGACGTGAATACCGGACGCCTCAAGGCCGGCTACGCCGACTATCCGATCCTCGCCTACAATCTGAAGCAGGGCGGCTTCCCCGAGGTGCGTCTCGTCGACGGCTACAAGCCGGTGACCGTCGGCTCGGTCGGCATCGGCGTTCGCAAGGGCGAAGCTGCGCTGCTCGGCAAGATCAACGCCTCGCTGGCGAAGCTGAAGGCCAACGGCACCATCGACAAGATCCTCGACAAATGGGGCCTGAAGGCACAGGGTTGACCAGGCTGCACGATGAAAGGCTTCTGGCACGACGCCGTCGAATTCTTCCCGATCCTGTTGAACGGCGTCGCGCTGACGATCATCGTCACCATCGGCTCGCTGCTGCTCTCGACGGTGCTGGGCCTGATCTGGGCAATGATGCGGGTCTCCGGCATCAAGGTGCTGTCGATGCTCAGCGCCAGCCTGATCAATGTGATCCGCGGCATCCCGATCATCGTGCTGCTGTTCTACCTCTATTTCGTGATGCCTGAACTCGGCGTCACGCTCTCGGCCTTGCAGGCCGCGATCCTCGGGCTCGGCATCGCCTATTCGGCCTACCAGGCGGAGAATTTCCGGGCGGGCATCGAGGCGATCGACAAGGGGCAGATCGAGGCGGCACAGTCGATCGGCATGGGCTGGTGGCTCACCATGCGCCGCGTGGTGCTGCCGCAGGCGGTGCGCATCGTGCTGCCTCCTTACGGCAACGTGATGATCATGATGCTGAAGGATTCCTCGCAGGCTTCCACCATCACGGTCGCCGAGCTTGCCCTGCAAGGCAAGCTGATCGCGTCATCCACCTTCAAGAACACCAGCGTCTTCACCCTCGTGGCGCTGATGTATCTCACCATGAGCATCCCGCTGATCCTGCTGGTCCGTCACTTCGAGAAACGGGCCGGCAAGCGATGATCGAGCTGAACGACGTCCACAAGAGCTTTGGCAAGGTCGAGGTGCTCAAAGGCATCACGGCGTCCGTGCAGAAGGGCGAGGTGGTTTGTATCATCGGCCCCTCCGGCTCGGGCAAGTCGACCATCCTGCGCTGTATCAACGGGCTTGAAAGCTACGACCGCGGCGAGATCAGCGTCGAAGGCCTGAAGGTCGACCGCGATGCGCCGTCGATCGTTGCCATCCGCACCCAGGTCTCGATGGTGTTCCAGCGCTTCAACCTGTTCCCCCATCGCACGGCGCTGGAGAACGTGGTCGAGGGGCCGCTCTTCGTGAAGAAGGAGCCGCGCGCGCAGGCGCTGGAGCGTGGCCGCGCACTGCTCGCCCAGGTCGGGCTCGCCGAGAAGGCGGATGCGCATCCGCCGCAGCTCTCCGGCGGCCAGCAACAGCGCGTCGCGATCGCGCGGGCGCTGGCGATGCAGCCCAAGGCGATCCTGTTCGACGAGCCGACCTCGGCGCTCGACCCTGAGCTGGTCGGCGATGTGCTCGGCGTGATGCGCAAGCTCGCGGACGACGGCATGACCATGGTCGTCGTCACCCACGAGATGGGCTTTGCCCGCGACGTCGCCGACCGCGTGCTGTTCATCGACGGCGGCGTCATCGTCGAGCAGGGGCCGGCCAAGGCGCTGCTCAATCAACCCCAGCATCCGCGCACGCAGGACTTTTTGCGCCGGGTGCTGCATCCGCTCTGATCGGTCTTTGCCATGACGACGCGCCTGCCTTTGCCGCCTTCGCTCTATGCCGACACCGCCGTCGCGCCGGTTGCCACGCCGCCGCTCGACGTCGACAAGATTGTCTCCGTCGCGATCGTCGGTGGCGGCTACACCGGCCTCTCGACCGCACTGCATCTGGCCGAGCAGGGCGTCGAAGCCCTGGTGCTGGAGGCGCAGGAGCCGGGCTGGGGCGCGTCGGGCAACAATGGCGGGCATACCAATCCCGGACTGAAGCACGACCCCGATCAGATCGAGGCCGATTTCGGCGCAGAGCTCGGCCGCCGCATGATCGATTTTTCCTACGGCACCACGAATTTCACCCACGAATTGATCCGCCGCTACCAGATTCCGTGCGAAGCGCGGCAGAACGGTACGCTGCGCGCGGCCTATCACGAGGCCAGCGCCGCCGCGATCGAGAGGACCGCGCAGCAATGCATCCGCCGCGGCATGCCGGTGTCCTATCTGAACCGCGAGCAGCTCCGCGAGATGACCGGCACCGACCGTTATATCGGTGCCATGCTGGATACCCGCGGCGGCGACCTGCATCCGCTCAGCTATGCCCGTGGCCTTGCGCGCGCTGCGATCTCGGCGGGCGCCAAGGTCTTTGGCGAGACGCCGGCATTGTCCTTGCGCCGCGACGGCTCGCGCTGGCGCATCGAGACGCCGCGCGTCGTGGTTCATGCGGACAAGGTCCTGCTCGCCACCAACGGTTTCACCGACGATCTCTGGCCAACGCTCCGCCGCACCATCGTGCCGGTGTTCTCATCGATTGCTGCCACCGCGCCGCTCTCCGATGCGGTCGCCCGTTCGATCATGCCGACGCGCTCCGTCCTGTACGAGAGCGGGCACATCACGGTCTATTACCGTATCGATCAGCAGAATCGCCTGTTGATGGGCGGCCGCGGTCCGATGCGCTGGATCAAGTCGCCGAACGACGTCGCCTATCTGATGCGATACGCGGAGAGGCTGTGGCCGCAGCTCAAGGGTGTGGCCTGGACCCACGGCTGGAATAGCCGGCTCGCCATCACCAAGGATCATTATCCGCACGTTCATGAGCCCGCGGAGAACATCCTGATCTCGCTCGGCTGCAACGGCCGCGGCGTGGCGCTCTCGACCGCGATGGGCGCGCAGCTCGCCCGCCGGCTGATCGGCGGCCCCAAGGCCGAGATCGACATGCCCGTCACCGGCATCAAGCCGATCCCGATGCACGCGTTCTGGCCGGTCGGGGTGACGACCGCGGTGATCGCGGGCCGCGTGCGCGACCGGCTCGGCATTTAGAAAAAAGGCGCCGCCCGGTTGGGAGCGACGCCTTGCACGACTTGCAGTTAAGTGCCTCAGCAGCGGCCTTGTTTCCACAGGCCGGGCGGGCACCCGTGACCACGCCAGCCGACCTTGCGGCCATGATGCCATCCGGGCGGAGTTCCATGGCGATGTGCATGGTATCCGCCATGATGGCCGTGGCCATGGCCGTGACCATGACCGCCTTTGGCCAATGCCACGCTGGGCATGGTCAAGCCGGCAGCAATGATCACTGTTGCGGCGAGCGCGAGCTTCTTCATCAGAAATCCTCTCTTGTTAGGCACGCATCTGTCCGTTCGACGAACCGACATCGATCGCCGTGTCGCGCGCAAATGCGGAGGAGTCGTGACGCTCAGTCTTCCGCCACCGCGTCAGCCCAGGGCTGGAAAATCTCGACCGCGCCGAAATTCGTGTCGCCCTCGCGCATCACCACGCTGGGGCAGGCGAATTTCTGCGGCAAGGCCTGCACCCGGCTCTCCTCATAATCGAAGCGCGCGGCCAGCGTCTTGCGTACGTCTGCTGGCAGCCGGGTGTCTCCGATCACGATCGCGCCTTCGCTGGCGTCGATGCGCGGCTGATGGATGGCGGCATCGAGATCCATGCCGAAATCCATTGCGAAGGATACGAGCTGCATCACGGAGGGCAGAATGCGGCGTCCGCCGGATGCGCCGACGGCAAGGCGCTTGCCGTCCTTGGTCTCGGCGATGACGGGCGTGTAGTTGCAAAGGCAGCGCTTGCCGGGCGCCAGCGAGTTGGTGGTGCCCGGGGTCGGGTCGAACCACATGATGCCGTTGTTCATGGTGATACCGGTGTGCGGTGTCACATATCTCGAGCCGAAGGACGAGAGCAACGTCTGCGTGACCGCCGCGATGTTGCCGTGACGATCGACCACCGAGAAATGCGTGGTGCAGGCGGGCGCCAGATATTCGGCGCCGAGCGAACGCTTGCCGTCGGCATCGCCCATGTCCTTGAGCCTTTCGCGGAAGGCCGCCTGCAAGGCGAGCGCATATTCGACATAGGTGCCGGCATCCGGCGCGCCTGCGGGCGTCAGGCTCTGCTGCAGCAGGCGCAGCGCATGCGCCATCGTCGGCCCCGCTGTGAGCTCCGGCGTCGCAAACACCTTGCCGCCGCGATAGGGGATCGCCAGCGGCGCGCGCAGATGGGCGCGGAATGCGGCGAGATCCTCGACCGACAACGAGCCGCCGTCGGCTTTGATGTCGGAGGCAATACTCCTGGCGAGATCGCCCTGGTAGAAATCGCGGGGGCCGGCGTCGGCCAGATGTGACAGCGTCGCCTTCAGGCCGTCCTGCGGCAGCCGCGTCTCGGCCTTGATGCCCCATGGCGCGCTCGGTGGCAGGCCATCCTTCAAATATGCGGCCGCACTCGCGGGATAGCGCCTCAGATCGGCGGCAGAGCCCGAGATCGTCACCGTGGTCCACCAATCGACCAGCAGGCCTTCGCCGGCGAGCGCGGCGGCCGGCGCGACCAGATCCTTCCACGGCATTTTGGTGTAGCGGCGATGCGCCTCTTCCATCCCTGCGACGACACCGGGCACGGCGATCGAACCGGGGCCGTGGACGTTGCGATCGTCCTTCACCCGCGGCCAGGGGAAGAGATCGGAGGCGGCGCCTTCCCCACTGAGCGGATAGTCGGCGGTGCGCAGGCTCTGCGGCGCGCACATGCCGTAGTCGATCACCTCGGTGCGATTTTCCTTCGCGCGGTAGAGTACCATCGCGCCGCCGCCGCCAATGCCGCTGTTCCAGGGCTCCAGCACGTTCAGCGCCATGGTGGTTGCGACGATCGCGTCCACGCAGTCGCCGCCCGCCGCCAGCACCTGCACGCCCAATTCGGCAGCTCGACGCGATTGCGAGGCGACGATGCCGCCCTTGGATGTGACGGCGGGTTTGCGGACGGTTTGGTTGAGGCTGAACTGGTGAGGCATGATGTCGTCTTGATGCTTGCCGATGGCGTCGCGGCGTTGAATTCGAGGCTCCGCAATTGGCGAAGCCCGCGGACAATGGCACATTGCGGCAAATGAGAACATCGAAAGGGAGACGCGACATGGCTGGTGTGAAACAGGCGCGGGATGGCGCAGTCGGGATCCTGACGCTCGACGAGCCGGCCAGCCTCAACGCGATGACGCCGGACCTGCTCGGCGCACTCGCTGTTGCCGTCGCCGAGATGACGCGGGACGAAGATATCCGCGCGCTGGTCCTCACCGGCGCCGGGCGCGGATTTTGCTCAGGACAGAATTTGAAGGCATCGGAAGCGCTCGGCGAGGACATCGCGGCCGGCGTGATGCGGTTTTACTGGCCGGCCTTCAAGGCCTTGCGCGAGTGCCGTGTGCCGGTGGTCGTCGCCGTCAACGGGGTGGCGGCCGGCGGCGGCTTCAGCCTGGCCATGGCCGGCGACATCATCGTTGCGGCGCGGTCGGCGAGCTTCATCCAGGTCTTCAGCCGCATCGCTCTGGTGCCCGATCTCGGCTCGACCTGGCTGCTGCCGCGCCTAATCGGCCGCCAGCGCGCGCTCGAATTGATGCTGCTGAACGAGCCGCTCACGGCCGAGCACGCCCATGAGATCGGTCTGGTGCGGCAGGTGGTCGACGATTCCAGGCTGATGGAGGAAGCCCTCGCTTTGGCGCGGCGCCTGGCCGATGGTCCGACGCGCGCCTTGGTCGCAACGCGCGCGCTCGTCGAGGAGAGCGAGCACGCGACCTACGAGGCGCAGTTCCGCCGCGAGATCGAGCTTCAGGCCACGATCCGCAAGAGCACCGACGCCATCGAGGGCCGCAATGCCTTCGTCGAGAAGCGCAAGGCGAAGTTTACTGGCAAGTAGGGGGACCGAGACGCAAATGCCCGGGACGAGCCCGGGCATGATGAGTCGGGAAGGGGTCGTCGAAAGCGACGGGGCCGCAGTCTCAGAGCGAGCGGTCCAGCCGGCTGGCCTGGTACTTGGCGCGCCATTTCGGGCCCGGTCCGCGCATATAGTGAAGCTCGGGACGGTACGGATCGCCGGCGACCCTCATCAGGGTCTGCCATTTGATGGCGACGAAGCCCAGGGGCTGGCGGAGCAGGGTCAGGGAAGCGAGCAACATCGCATCACCTCAATGAGGCTTGCCAAGCATGGCGGTGAAGGGGAGGTCAAAAATCTCCTCGCCGTCGTCGTCGCTGACATGGATCACCCAGTCGCGCCAATCCTCGTTGCTCGGCGTCAGGATCATCGACCGCATGATCTGGGCGGCGCGGTCGCGAGCCTCCGTGAGATTGGAGACGGCGGCGCCGTAGCGATCGATCAGGGTGCCCTCGGTATTGGAGCAGTGAAAGTAGACCTGGACCATATTCGCCTCCTGTAGGGAGCGGCTGGGATGGCAAACTGATACCACCCAGGGCATTCGCGAAACATTCGGGTCGAACCCGGTAAGGGAAACTACGGAGATTGGTCGGTGCCAACGCCGTTTCAGGTTTGATCACAGGCGGGTGAGCATCAACTGGACGGCGCTCCGGCGGCATGAAACAAGTTTACCGGGAATCCGGGGAAGCCACCGTGAACTACCTTACATTTCAGCGTGGAGGCAGACGCCTCCGCTTGCTTGCGGCTGTCGTCGCCGGGGCGCTGCTCGGCGTCGTACCGGGAGCGTCGTCCGAAGCGGCGAAGAAGAGCGGTTATGCGATCGGTACCGACACCTGCGGCAGCGGCGATCTCGCCTTTCCCAGGATTCAGCTCGACATGAAGGCGGGATTCTGCGCCGGCCTCGTCGCCAGCGAAGAGGACCGCCTCAGATTCCCGCGCGCGATCATCCAGCTGCCCGGCCGCGACCTGTTCGTGGTGGCGGACATGGGCGGCTGGGGCCATGCCGATGGACGGCTGCTGCTGCTCGATCCGCACGCGCCCCCGGGCCAGCGCTTCAAGGAGCTCTTGACCGGCGTCGAATATCCGTTCGGCCTGGTGGTCGGCCCCGACAAGAAGCTTTATGCCTCGACCGCAGAGACGATCTTCCGGTTCGACCCGCTCGCCGACAATCCGCGCGGCACGGTCGAGACCATCATCCGGCACATGCCCGGCCGGCGGATCGCTCTGCCCGACGGCACCAGAATCGACGACAGCGCGCATCCGCTCAAGCCGTTCGTCTTCGACCGGAACGGGCGGCTGTTCGTCAATATCGGCTCACATGACGACGACTGCGTCACGCCCGCACCGATCGCGAAGCCATGCGCGGCCGCCGAGGGCGCGTCTGCGATGGCATCGATCTGGCTGTTCACGCCGCCTGCAGGCGGCGTTTTCCCGGCGCTGACGCCTAAGGATCCCGACCCGCCGCACCGCGTCTATGCGCGCGGCTTGCGCAACTCGATGGCCTTGGCGCTGCATCCGAACTTTCCCGATGCCGGCTACGCCTTCCTGCAAGGGGAGAACGGCCGCGACCTGCCTGACATCTTCAAGCCGAACGAGGAGATCAACGCGATCGAGCCGGGCAGGCATTACGGCTGGCCGTATTGCACCGATGTGTCGACGCCGAGCCCGCAATTCAGGCGCGTGCTGCAAACCGGGGTCTACAAATCGCTCTGCACGGCCAATGCGCTCTACAAGCCGCCGCTCTCGCTGATGCCGCCGCACGGTGCGCCGCTCGCGATGCTCTATTATCGCGGCGGCAGATTTCCGGAGCTGGAGGGCAAGCTGCTGGTGGGCCTGCACGGCTATCGCCCGACCGGAAGCCGCATCCTGATCTATGACGTCGACGACCGCGGCTTCCCCAAGCCCAGCCCGGCGCCGGTGCACTACCACGTCAGTTGCGTGGCTGACCCGACCCGCAGCTTTCAGACCGACGCCGGCGAAGTCGCCGCCGCGCCGTTCGAGGAGCTGATCTCGGGCTGGCACCGCGTCAACGGCGTGCGGCCGCAAGGTGCTCCGGTCGGCATGACGGTGGCGGAGGACGGCGCGATCTGGCTGGTCGAGGACAAGAACAGGACCGTGATCCGCATCGACCGCGCCGCGGGCGATGCGGCGGCGCCGCTCCCTTGCGAGGCGCGCAGCCAGGCGATGATCGACCAGCTCGCCGCCTTCGTGGCGAGAGATGCGCAGAACACCGTCCGGCTGACGACGCTGCGCAAGAGCCTGGTCGAGAAGCATTGCGCCGGCTGCCACTCGGATTTCGGCCTCAAGCCCGGCCAATCGGAGACGGACAAGGACGGCGCTGCTCTCCGTTTCATGCTGTCGCAGGACGGCTGGATCTATCCCGGCGATCCCGACGCGGGCAGATTGCGCACGCGGCTGCGCGGTCTCGGCGCGGAGAAGCTGATGCCGCCGGGCGGCGAACACCTGCCGAAGACCGAGCCGGGTTACACGCGGCTGCTCGATACCGCTGACCTGCTGGTTGCGAAGATGGTGCCGGGCACGCGAATGCGCATCAAGTCCGGGCCGCCGCAGCGCAAGTTCTTTGGCAGGACCAATAAGGAATGCGGCGAAATACCGGCCGCCAAGGTCGTGGTCGTGACACAAAGGAGCGCTGTAGACAAACCCGGCTTCAGCCGATTCTTCCGGCCGGCCGATTCCTATCTGAACGGCGAGTGCACCGACGACGATGGCTATTACATCCGGCAGGAATTTCTGGTGCCTGTGCAGTAGCATCCTGCTCGTCGCGACGCCGCCGGCCGCTGCCGAGACCAAGCTGTTCGAAAGCGTGCAGGTGACGCCGGCGGGCGAGTATACCTTCGGCATCGAAGGGCCTGCCGCCGATCTCGACGGCAACCTCTTCGTGGTCAATTTCGGCAAGCCCGGCACCATCGGCCGGCTGCCGGCCGGCGGCACGGCGTCGGAGTTGTTCACGGTGCTGCCCGAAGGCAGCGTCGGCAACGCCATCCGTTTCGATCGCATCGGCACCATGTTCATTGCCGACTACAAGAAGCACAACATCTTCGCGATCCCGAAGGGTACGGCAGTGCCGGCCGTCTGGTTTCATTCCGACGAGATGAACCAGCCCAACGACATCACGATCGCGCGCGACGGCACGATCTATGCGAGCGATCCGAATTGGAAAGGCCGGGAAGGCTATATCTGGCGCATTGCGAAGGGCATCGACGGCAGAGTGCAGGGGCAGGTCATGTCGGCGCCGCGCGCGATGGGCACCACCAATGGCATCGATCTCAGCCCGGACGGCAAGACTCTCTATGTCGGCGAATCCAGCAGCGGCCAGATCTGGTCCTATGGCATCCGGGGCAACGATCTCGTCGACGCAAAGCTCGTCAAGTCGTTCCAGCCCGACAGCATCGACGGCCTGCGCACCGACGTCACCGGCCGTCTCTATGTGGCGCGCATTCTCAAGGGGGCGATCGCGCTGCTGAAGCCCAACGGCGTGGTCGAGCGCGAGATCGCGCTCCGGGCCAAGGAGCCGACCAATCTCGCCTTCGGCGGTGGTGACGGCAAATCCGTCTTCGTCACCCAGCGTCAGGGCGGCTTCATCGAATCCTTCCGCACCGACCAGCCCGGCCGCGAGCACTGTCTCCAGCGCGGCCGCTGCTGAGCATGATCTGGAAAAGTGTGCAGCGGTTTTCCGGAAAGATCATGCTCAAGTGAAAAGAACGTTCGGACGATCTGCTTCCGGCGCAGAGCCGCGCGACAGGTGCGGCATTCTTCTTGCTTGCATCTGGGCGCTGCGGGGACCAAGACTTTCGTGGCACGTCAAGAGAACCGCGACCACGGAGTATTTGAGTGAAAGCCGTCCATACCGAGCTGCACCGCAGCCATGATCCGCAATTCTTCCTGGTTCGCGGCGTCGTCAAGCGCACCACCGAGCAGCCCGAGCGTGCCGATCGCCTGCTCAAGGGACTGAAGGACGGCAAGCATCAACTGGTCGAGCCGACGATGTTCGGGCAGGGGCCTCGCGCGCGAATTCACAGCCCGGAATATCTGTCCTTCCTGAGTGAAGCCTGGGACGCCTGGACGGCGCTTGGCGATTCCGGCCCGGAGATGATCGGCAACATCCATCCGGTGCGCCAC
It encodes:
- a CDS encoding SMP-30/gluconolactonase/LRE family protein, encoding MAITSGRNFWCLCSSILLVATPPAAAETKLFESVQVTPAGEYTFGIEGPAADLDGNLFVVNFGKPGTIGRLPAGGTASELFTVLPEGSVGNAIRFDRIGTMFIADYKKHNIFAIPKGTAVPAVWFHSDEMNQPNDITIARDGTIYASDPNWKGREGYIWRIAKGIDGRVQGQVMSAPRAMGTTNGIDLSPDGKTLYVGESSSGQIWSYGIRGNDLVDAKLVKSFQPDSIDGLRTDVTGRLYVARILKGAIALLKPNGVVEREIALRAKEPTNLAFGGGDGKSVFVTQRQGGFIESFRTDQPGREHCLQRGRC
- a CDS encoding PQQ-dependent sugar dehydrogenase, with the translated sequence MNYLTFQRGGRRLRLLAAVVAGALLGVVPGASSEAAKKSGYAIGTDTCGSGDLAFPRIQLDMKAGFCAGLVASEEDRLRFPRAIIQLPGRDLFVVADMGGWGHADGRLLLLDPHAPPGQRFKELLTGVEYPFGLVVGPDKKLYASTAETIFRFDPLADNPRGTVETIIRHMPGRRIALPDGTRIDDSAHPLKPFVFDRNGRLFVNIGSHDDDCVTPAPIAKPCAAAEGASAMASIWLFTPPAGGVFPALTPKDPDPPHRVYARGLRNSMALALHPNFPDAGYAFLQGENGRDLPDIFKPNEEINAIEPGRHYGWPYCTDVSTPSPQFRRVLQTGVYKSLCTANALYKPPLSLMPPHGAPLAMLYYRGGRFPELEGKLLVGLHGYRPTGSRILIYDVDDRGFPKPSPAPVHYHVSCVADPTRSFQTDAGEVAAAPFEELISGWHRVNGVRPQGAPVGMTVAEDGAIWLVEDKNRTVIRIDRAAGDAAAPLPCEARSQAMIDQLAAFVARDAQNTVRLTTLRKSLVEKHCAGCHSDFGLKPGQSETDKDGAALRFMLSQDGWIYPGDPDAGRLRTRLRGLGAEKLMPPGGEHLPKTEPGYTRLLDTADLLVAKMVPGTRMRIKSGPPQRKFFGRTNKECGEIPAAKVVVVTQRSAVDKPGFSRFFRPADSYLNGECTDDDGYYIRQEFLVPVQ